In Streptomyces sp. NBC_00448, the following are encoded in one genomic region:
- a CDS encoding ABC transporter substrate-binding protein, protein MSDGLFAGRYELAELLGSGGMARVHRARDTRMGRVVAIKTLIPELAQDPDARRRFAREAHAAGVLNHPGIVTVHDQDEYQDGDTVVPYLVMEYVRGGTLAQLVREQAPFEPERAVRIVCDILDALAHAHSHGTVHRDVKPANVMVTEEGAIKVADFGIARVMDTDTRLTTVGSSVGTPSYMSPEQVNGGDVDARSDVYAVGCVLTELLTGKPPFHEGTPLSLMYWHVHAEPPAPSTRNPRVPAELDDLALAALAKDPADRPADAGIYRARLWAWLTAARSATVNGPATLPPRDFGLPPATAPTNAPTDAPGADPRATFGVGSALPSLPAQGTPPRTPGPYQGVPGTPQFPQNPSAQQGQQGQQGSQPPQAPAPAHPPTPPPPSPGPAEHPAYSRSPQVPLPPPYQPSTPPPVNNGAARQQQPLMQGGPPMHGGMPPGPGLGSVPGPRAGMPPGPKPTWSGRRKILTAVAGVAVAGITVSVVLATGALGGGTPDPTPDPHPPTTAPVDQQAALQRHGGKQGAGYNGGTEGVVRPSVQTGGTVQLATSYLDDSLLDPADTYDPGAWNIQRLLYRNLVSYAPAPGDKGRALLPDLATTTGDVSSDGLTWTFHLKKGLRFQDGSTITSKDVKYGVERSFDRDVHSGGATYFPDLLDEGQHYPGPYKDTDPDKMGLKSVATPDDSTVVFTLAKPYADFPYILAMSAGAVVPPSADTDGGKGYEQKPMASGPYKVAGYVKGKSLHLVRNTQWDATTDPVRSQLPAGYQVKSYDSQAEVEQALLDGTADLDFSEVMFDDETEAKIINSSAQKSNVDLAYTGATRYLSLRTDTAPFDNVSCRKAVAYAVDRAEVEAALGGQYEGGEVATTMLPPSNDSHDPKANLYSSSAGEAEDTYAKTELSQCGMPNGFSTTLVGLSGASKSEQAMQAVATALEKVGIKVTVKTLDSGAFYDTLLSPSKLKAAKWGMVYTGWIGDYPTGGGFLRQLVEPDSSTNYSGLDDSSLNAMVDQADALTDPSAATEAWTKIDARVMQDAAMVPLVYDRHLVYRGPRLTNVYQQQVIGQIDLSALGVK, encoded by the coding sequence ATGAGCGACGGGCTATTCGCGGGCAGATACGAACTCGCGGAGCTGCTCGGCTCCGGTGGCATGGCCCGGGTGCACCGCGCCCGGGACACCCGGATGGGCCGGGTGGTCGCGATCAAGACCCTGATACCGGAGTTGGCGCAGGACCCCGACGCCCGCCGCCGGTTCGCCCGCGAGGCGCACGCCGCCGGCGTGCTGAACCACCCCGGCATCGTCACCGTCCACGACCAGGACGAGTACCAGGACGGCGACACCGTCGTGCCGTACCTCGTCATGGAGTACGTACGCGGCGGCACGCTGGCCCAACTCGTCCGCGAGCAGGCCCCGTTCGAGCCGGAGCGGGCGGTGCGGATCGTCTGCGACATCCTCGACGCGCTCGCCCACGCGCACAGCCACGGCACCGTGCACCGCGACGTGAAGCCCGCCAACGTGATGGTCACCGAGGAAGGCGCCATCAAGGTCGCCGACTTCGGCATCGCCCGCGTGATGGACACCGACACCCGGCTGACCACGGTCGGCTCCTCCGTCGGCACCCCCAGCTACATGTCGCCCGAGCAGGTCAACGGCGGCGACGTGGACGCCCGCAGCGACGTCTACGCGGTCGGCTGCGTGCTCACCGAACTGCTCACCGGCAAGCCGCCGTTCCACGAGGGCACCCCGCTGAGCCTGATGTACTGGCACGTCCACGCCGAGCCGCCGGCGCCCTCCACCCGCAACCCGCGGGTGCCCGCGGAACTGGACGACCTGGCGCTGGCCGCGCTCGCGAAGGACCCCGCCGACCGCCCCGCCGACGCCGGGATCTACCGGGCCCGGCTGTGGGCCTGGCTGACCGCCGCCCGCTCCGCCACGGTGAACGGGCCGGCCACGCTGCCGCCGAGGGACTTCGGCCTGCCGCCGGCCACCGCCCCGACGAACGCGCCGACCGACGCCCCGGGAGCCGACCCGCGCGCCACCTTCGGCGTCGGCAGCGCGCTGCCCTCGCTCCCCGCCCAGGGCACGCCGCCGCGAACACCCGGCCCGTACCAGGGAGTTCCGGGCACCCCGCAGTTCCCGCAGAACCCGTCGGCGCAGCAAGGGCAGCAAGGGCAGCAGGGCTCGCAGCCCCCGCAGGCGCCCGCGCCCGCGCATCCCCCCACACCCCCGCCGCCGTCACCCGGCCCGGCCGAGCACCCCGCGTACTCGCGCAGCCCGCAGGTGCCGCTGCCCCCGCCGTACCAGCCGAGCACCCCGCCGCCGGTCAACAACGGCGCCGCGCGGCAGCAGCAGCCGCTGATGCAAGGCGGCCCGCCCATGCACGGGGGCATGCCGCCCGGGCCCGGACTCGGCTCCGTCCCCGGCCCCCGTGCCGGCATGCCGCCCGGCCCGAAGCCGACCTGGAGCGGCCGCCGCAAGATCCTCACCGCGGTGGCCGGGGTCGCCGTCGCGGGCATCACCGTCTCCGTCGTGCTGGCCACCGGCGCCCTCGGCGGCGGCACGCCCGACCCCACGCCCGACCCGCACCCGCCGACGACGGCGCCGGTCGACCAGCAGGCCGCCCTCCAGCGGCACGGCGGCAAGCAGGGCGCCGGCTACAACGGCGGCACCGAGGGCGTGGTCCGCCCCTCCGTGCAGACCGGCGGCACCGTCCAACTGGCCACCTCCTACCTCGACGACAGCCTGCTGGACCCCGCCGACACCTACGACCCCGGCGCCTGGAACATCCAGCGGCTGCTCTACCGCAACCTCGTCAGCTACGCGCCCGCGCCCGGCGACAAGGGCCGCGCGCTCCTGCCCGACCTGGCCACCACCACCGGCGACGTCAGCAGCGACGGCCTGACCTGGACCTTCCACCTGAAGAAGGGCCTGCGCTTCCAGGACGGCTCGACGATCACTTCGAAGGACGTCAAGTACGGCGTCGAGCGCAGCTTCGACCGCGACGTGCACTCCGGCGGGGCGACCTACTTCCCCGACCTGCTCGACGAGGGCCAGCACTACCCGGGGCCGTACAAGGACACCGACCCCGACAAGATGGGCCTGAAGTCGGTGGCCACCCCCGACGACAGCACCGTCGTGTTCACCCTCGCCAAGCCCTACGCCGACTTCCCGTACATCCTCGCGATGTCGGCCGGCGCCGTGGTGCCGCCCAGCGCCGACACCGACGGCGGCAAGGGCTACGAGCAGAAGCCGATGGCCAGCGGCCCCTACAAGGTGGCCGGTTACGTCAAGGGCAAGTCGCTGCACCTGGTCCGCAACACCCAGTGGGACGCGACCACCGACCCGGTCCGCTCCCAACTGCCCGCCGGGTACCAGGTGAAGTCCTACGACTCCCAGGCCGAGGTGGAGCAGGCGCTGCTCGACGGCACCGCCGACCTGGACTTCAGCGAGGTGATGTTCGACGACGAGACCGAGGCGAAGATCATCAACAGCTCGGCGCAGAAGTCGAACGTGGATCTCGCCTACACCGGGGCGACCCGCTACCTGAGCCTGCGCACCGACACCGCACCGTTCGACAACGTCTCCTGCCGCAAGGCCGTCGCGTACGCCGTGGACCGCGCCGAGGTGGAGGCCGCGCTCGGCGGCCAGTACGAAGGCGGCGAGGTCGCCACCACGATGCTGCCGCCCAGCAACGACAGCCACGACCCCAAGGCGAACCTGTACTCCAGCAGCGCCGGTGAGGCGGAGGACACGTACGCCAAGACCGAACTCAGCCAGTGCGGGATGCCGAACGGCTTCAGCACCACGCTGGTCGGCCTCTCGGGCGCCTCCAAGAGCGAGCAGGCCATGCAGGCGGTCGCCACCGCACTGGAGAAGGTCGGCATCAAGGTCACCGTCAAGACCCTGGACTCCGGCGCCTTCTACGACACCCTGCTGTCCCCGAGCAAGCTCAAGGCGGCCAAGTGGGGCATGGTGTACACCGGTTGGATCGGGGACTACCCGACCGGCGGCGGCTTCCTGCGCCAGCTCGTCGAGCCGGACTCCAGCACCAACTACTCGGGCCTGGACGACAGCAGCCTCAACGCCATGGTCGACCAGGCCGACGCGCTCACCGACCCGTCGGCCGCGACCGAGGCATGGACCAAGATCGACGCGCGGGTCATGCAGGACGCCGCGATGGTGCCGCTCGTCTACGACCGGCATCTGGTCTACCGCGGCCCGCGCCTCACCAACGTCTACCAGCAGCAGGTGATCGGCCAGATCGACCTCAGCGCGCTGGGAGTGAAGTGA
- a CDS encoding SCO1860 family LAETG-anchored protein, producing MYRTINFRLPARRSVAVIGAATAVAAGAVLAVAPAVQATPATAHDSGAATATDLRAGLDVSLLDKTVDVPINVSLNDVHAPADAKETALTVTVGHGVEAGRAVNLLRASVATANATTSRDKAEGVANIAAANLHVPGLPLLSLIKLDAVTSTATCQVGHRPTASSHLAGLTVLGKRTELSAIGVTKVAVPGVGEVDLELTNAVTTSNTAAATALHLKVDIDPLSLGVAHVTGDVTLAQATCRTPKGDSGSSGGSSSGGSGNGGTSSGSSSSGAGNGGSTGGHSSGGSSNGAGTGGGSSSGSSGSGGSSGSSGSGGSSGGSSASGSSGGSGTHTQTVADTASTGNLAETGAGSSTPYLAGGAAALVAAGALTFVVTNRRRRGAGSSADGDA from the coding sequence GTGTACCGCACCATCAACTTCCGCCTGCCCGCACGCCGTTCGGTCGCCGTCATCGGCGCCGCCACGGCCGTTGCCGCCGGGGCCGTACTGGCCGTCGCACCGGCGGTGCAGGCGACGCCCGCGACCGCGCACGACTCCGGGGCCGCCACGGCCACGGACCTGCGTGCGGGCCTGGACGTGTCCCTGCTCGACAAGACCGTGGACGTGCCGATCAACGTCTCCCTGAACGACGTGCACGCCCCGGCCGATGCCAAGGAGACCGCGCTGACCGTCACGGTCGGCCACGGTGTCGAGGCGGGCCGGGCCGTCAACCTGCTGCGCGCCTCGGTCGCCACCGCGAACGCCACCACCAGCCGCGACAAGGCCGAGGGCGTCGCCAACATCGCCGCTGCGAACCTGCACGTCCCCGGGCTGCCGCTGCTGTCCCTGATCAAGCTGGACGCGGTGACGTCCACGGCGACCTGCCAGGTCGGCCACCGGCCGACCGCGTCCTCGCACCTGGCCGGCCTCACCGTGCTCGGCAAGCGCACCGAGCTGTCGGCGATCGGCGTCACCAAGGTCGCCGTCCCCGGCGTCGGCGAGGTGGACCTGGAACTGACCAACGCCGTCACCACCTCGAACACCGCCGCGGCCACGGCGCTGCACCTCAAGGTCGACATCGACCCGCTGAGCCTCGGCGTCGCCCACGTGACCGGGGACGTCACGCTCGCCCAGGCCACCTGCCGCACCCCGAAGGGCGACAGCGGCTCGTCCGGCGGCTCGTCGTCCGGCGGCTCCGGCAACGGCGGTACCTCCTCGGGGAGTTCCTCCAGCGGGGCGGGCAACGGCGGCTCCACCGGCGGCCACTCCTCCGGAGGTTCCTCCAACGGGGCTGGCACGGGCGGCGGTTCGAGCAGCGGCTCGTCCGGCAGCGGCGGGTCCTCCGGCTCCTCCGGCAGCGGCGGTTCGAGCGGCGGCTCCTCCGCGTCCGGCAGCTCGGGCGGTTCCGGCACCCACACCCAGACCGTCGCCGACACCGCGAGCACCGGCAACCTCGCCGAGACCGGCGCCGGCTCCAGCACGCCCTACCTCGCGGGCGGCGCCGCGGCACTGGTGGCCGCCGGCGCGCTGACCTTCGTCGTCACCAACCGCCGCCGCAGGGGGGCCGGTTCGTCCGCCGACGGCGACGCGTGA
- a CDS encoding amidohydrolase family protein, whose amino-acid sequence MGAGAEEVLHVRGRVLAGPDDAAVRDELWVVGGRITYRRPAAEVTATADGWVLPGLVDAHCHVGLDAHGAVDEATTEKQALTEREAGALLLRDAGTPADTRWIDDREDLPKIIRAGRHIARTRRYIRNYAHEIEPGDLTAYVRREARRGDGWVKLVGDWIDRGIGDLAPCWPKDALREAIAAAHEEGARVTAHCFAEDSLADLVAAGIDCVEHATGLTDDTIPLFAERGIAIVPTLVNIATFPQLAAGGAAKFPRWSAHLERLHARRHQTVRDAYDAGIPIYAGTDAGGSLAHGLVAGEVAELVCAGLPKVAALSAATWGARQWLGRAGLDEGAPADLVVYEADPREDVRVLAAPRRVVLRGRTVA is encoded by the coding sequence ATGGGAGCCGGAGCCGAAGAGGTGCTGCACGTCAGGGGCCGGGTGCTCGCCGGGCCCGACGACGCGGCGGTCAGGGACGAACTGTGGGTGGTCGGCGGGCGGATCACCTACCGGCGACCCGCCGCCGAGGTCACCGCGACCGCCGACGGGTGGGTGCTGCCCGGGCTGGTGGACGCGCACTGCCACGTCGGCCTCGACGCGCACGGCGCCGTGGACGAGGCGACCACCGAGAAGCAGGCGCTGACCGAGCGCGAGGCGGGCGCCCTGCTGCTGCGCGACGCCGGAACTCCCGCCGACACCCGTTGGATCGACGACCGCGAGGACCTGCCGAAGATCATCAGGGCCGGCCGGCACATCGCCCGCACCCGCCGCTACATCCGCAACTACGCCCACGAGATCGAGCCCGGGGACCTCACCGCCTACGTGCGCCGCGAGGCCCGCCGGGGCGACGGCTGGGTGAAGCTGGTCGGGGACTGGATCGACCGCGGGATCGGCGACCTGGCGCCGTGCTGGCCGAAGGACGCGCTGCGCGAGGCCATCGCGGCCGCCCACGAGGAGGGTGCCCGGGTCACCGCGCACTGCTTCGCCGAGGACTCCCTCGCCGACCTGGTGGCCGCCGGGATCGACTGCGTCGAGCACGCCACCGGGCTCACCGACGACACCATCCCGCTCTTCGCCGAGCGCGGCATCGCCATCGTGCCGACCCTGGTCAACATCGCCACCTTCCCGCAATTGGCGGCCGGCGGTGCTGCCAAGTTCCCCCGCTGGTCGGCCCACTTGGAGCGGCTGCACGCGCGCCGCCACCAGACCGTGCGGGACGCGTACGACGCCGGCATCCCGATCTACGCGGGCACCGACGCCGGCGGCAGCCTCGCCCACGGGCTGGTCGCCGGCGAGGTGGCCGAACTGGTGTGCGCCGGGCTGCCGAAGGTGGCCGCGCTGTCCGCCGCGACCTGGGGCGCCCGGCAGTGGCTGGGCCGCGCCGGCCTGGACGAGGGCGCGCCCGCCGACCTGGTGGTCTACGAGGCGGACCCGCGCGAGGACGTCCGGGTGCTGGCGGCGCCGCGCCGGGTGGTGCTGCGCGGCCGCACGGTGGCCTGA
- a CDS encoding SGNH/GDSL hydrolase family protein, which produces MSRARGATRTRTRIDKATRSRRWALRRSVLAPAAGVVAAATVGALLVSNARGAHHDDARGGQAEPTASAGRQVDAAHPGRVGAWESAMSAGGPSFRRQTIRMVVHTSVGGSGLRIRISDLRSGQGLAVGAADVAEQYDGGRAVAGTHHRVTFGGSRSTTVAAGTEEYSDVIPMRVAADQNLLVSLYLPGPTGAATFHREAYETTYVSSDGVDHAADDSAAGYARTRTSWYYLSGLDVVSPTAHATVVAFGDSITDGYHSTAGANRRWPDQLARRLASAPGGQRLGVVDAGIAGNRLLTQAPEIYRGPSGVHRFADDALSEPGVKDVILLEGVNDLSNDLNSAGGPLTAQNLIDGYRTLIARGHAAGVRMIGGTILPYSRLSPAMNAIRVQVNQWIRTSGAFDAVVDFDRALRDPSHPDAMAPAYDSGDHLHPNDAGMLAMADAVDLNALVS; this is translated from the coding sequence ATGTCCCGCGCCCGCGGTGCCACCCGCACCCGTACCCGTATCGACAAGGCGACCCGTTCCCGCAGGTGGGCGTTGCGCCGCTCGGTGCTGGCGCCCGCGGCCGGGGTGGTCGCGGCGGCGACCGTCGGCGCGCTGCTGGTGTCCAACGCGCGCGGCGCGCACCACGACGACGCGCGGGGCGGCCAGGCGGAGCCCACCGCGTCCGCCGGGCGGCAGGTCGACGCGGCGCACCCGGGCCGGGTCGGCGCCTGGGAGAGCGCGATGAGCGCGGGCGGGCCCTCGTTCCGGCGGCAGACGATACGGATGGTGGTGCACACCAGCGTCGGCGGTTCCGGCCTGCGGATCAGGATCTCCGACCTGCGCAGCGGGCAGGGTCTCGCGGTGGGCGCCGCCGACGTCGCCGAGCAGTACGACGGCGGTCGCGCCGTCGCCGGCACCCACCACCGGGTGACCTTCGGCGGCTCCCGCTCCACCACCGTCGCCGCGGGCACCGAGGAGTACAGCGACGTCATCCCGATGCGGGTCGCCGCCGACCAGAACCTGCTGGTCAGCCTCTACCTGCCGGGACCGACCGGCGCCGCCACCTTCCACCGCGAGGCGTACGAGACGACGTACGTCTCCAGCGACGGTGTCGACCACGCCGCCGACGACTCCGCCGCGGGCTACGCGCGCACCCGCACCTCCTGGTACTACCTGTCCGGCCTCGACGTGGTCTCGCCGACCGCGCACGCGACCGTGGTGGCCTTCGGCGACTCGATCACCGACGGCTACCACTCGACCGCGGGCGCCAACCGGCGCTGGCCGGACCAGCTCGCCCGGCGGCTCGCCTCGGCGCCCGGCGGGCAGCGGCTCGGGGTGGTCGACGCCGGCATCGCCGGAAACCGGCTGCTCACCCAGGCGCCGGAGATCTACCGCGGCCCGAGCGGGGTGCACCGCTTCGCGGACGACGCCCTCAGCGAGCCCGGCGTCAAGGACGTCATCCTGCTCGAAGGCGTCAACGACCTGAGCAACGACCTCAACAGCGCCGGCGGCCCGCTGACCGCGCAGAACCTGATCGACGGCTACCGCACCCTCATCGCGCGCGGGCACGCCGCCGGGGTCCGGATGATCGGCGGAACGATTCTTCCCTACAGCCGGCTCAGCCCGGCGATGAACGCGATCCGCGTCCAGGTCAACCAGTGGATCAGGACCAGCGGCGCGTTCGACGCGGTGGTGGACTTCGACCGGGCCCTGCGCGACCCCTCCCACCCCGACGCGATGGCCCCCGCCTACGACTCCGGCGACCACCTGCACCCCAACGACGCGGGGATGCTGGCGATGGCCGACGCGGTCGACCTCAACGCGCTGGTCTCCTGA
- a CDS encoding GlxA family transcriptional regulator produces MATAGSEATHEPHAVNAVNAAGQPHATKKRPHARRTAQGPTAPDAPRTPPVPAGRPVPPPAAAEPFICPRPHRVAVIASEPVSLFNLALPEMLLLKVEVDGRPGYEVELCTPDPGPVATSGGADVVIRSGLDALDRADTVIVAGTGAAEDPDPRVLEALRAAATAGKRIASICTGAFLLAEAGLLDGLHATTYWAYTRQFAEKYPDVVIQPDVLYVQDGRMLTSSGYAAGIDLCLHLVRTDYGAAVANAVARLALVAPVRPGGQAQFTDTPLPAETGTSFAETRAWAMTRLDRPLTLTDLARHAAVSVRTLTRRFHAETGLSPLQWLLHQRLERARELLETTTLPVDQVARASGLGTADSLRQHLLRRVGLTPSDYRAAFTRLPVA; encoded by the coding sequence ATGGCGACCGCAGGGTCCGAAGCGACGCACGAGCCGCACGCGGTGAACGCGGTGAACGCGGCGGGCCAACCCCACGCGACGAAGAAGCGGCCGCACGCACGTCGAACGGCCCAAGGGCCCACCGCGCCCGACGCACCGCGCACCCCGCCGGTGCCCGCCGGACGGCCCGTACCGCCGCCCGCCGCCGCCGAGCCGTTCATCTGCCCGCGCCCCCACCGCGTCGCCGTCATCGCCTCGGAACCCGTCTCGCTGTTCAACCTCGCCCTGCCCGAAATGCTGCTGCTCAAGGTCGAGGTGGACGGCCGGCCCGGCTACGAGGTCGAGCTGTGCACGCCCGACCCCGGGCCCGTCGCCACCAGCGGCGGCGCCGACGTGGTGATCCGCAGCGGCCTGGACGCGCTCGACCGGGCCGACACCGTGATCGTGGCCGGCACCGGCGCCGCCGAGGACCCCGACCCGCGCGTCCTGGAGGCGCTGCGGGCCGCCGCGACGGCCGGGAAGCGGATCGCGTCCATCTGCACCGGCGCCTTCCTGCTCGCCGAGGCCGGACTGCTCGACGGCCTCCACGCCACCACCTACTGGGCGTACACCCGGCAGTTCGCGGAGAAGTACCCCGACGTGGTCATCCAGCCCGACGTGCTCTACGTGCAGGACGGCCGCATGCTCACGTCCTCCGGTTACGCGGCCGGCATCGACCTGTGCCTGCACCTGGTGCGCACCGACTACGGCGCCGCGGTCGCCAACGCCGTCGCCCGCCTCGCCCTGGTCGCGCCCGTACGGCCGGGCGGCCAGGCGCAGTTCACCGACACCCCGCTGCCCGCCGAGACCGGCACGTCGTTCGCCGAGACCCGCGCCTGGGCGATGACCCGGCTCGACCGGCCGCTGACCCTCACCGACCTCGCCCGCCACGCCGCCGTCAGCGTCCGCACCCTGACCCGCCGCTTCCACGCCGAGACCGGCCTCAGCCCGCTGCAGTGGCTGCTCCACCAGCGACTGGAACGCGCCCGCGAACTGCTGGAGACGACCACCCTCCCGGTCGACCAGGTCGCCCGCGCCAGCGGCCTCGGCACCGCCGACTCCCTCCGCCAGCACCTGCTGCGCCGCGTCGGCCTGACCCCCTCCGACTACCGCGCCGCCTTCACCCGCCTCCCCGTGGCCTGA
- a CDS encoding MFS transporter — protein MPEELITPEPHLPPCEERLDLPRTTSGDLPRTTSGDGAGPAPGAASATASPALTLAAALIGFVLVTLDSSVVNVALPAMGRELHGGLAALQWVVDGYTLAFASLMLSTGALSDRVGASRAFAIGTAVFTVASVACGLSPNLAVLVAARVVQGSAAAVVLPASLALVRQAFPDPRKRARAISVWAAGGSTALALGPVAGGALTTAWSWRAIFFINLPVGLAALVLSARVARSPRRPAPLDLPGQTTAVVALAALTYAVIEGGRTGAVAGAVAALALAGFLAIEARHPHPVVPLGLFRNGTAATSIATGAAVTFGFFGAVFVLSLFFQEVRGESALTAGLMFLPMTLLISVVNVASGRITNRYGPRAPMLVGQSVAVAGLLVLLSVGAGTPAVLTAVAMMPLSLGAALAVPALTAAAMGAVPAERAGMAAGVLNAARQVSGALSVAVFGALVGGRTHFVTGMRKGLLISAALLAATALATALAPRAPRNEPSGPEGRKLGGGTE, from the coding sequence ATGCCAGAGGAACTCATCACGCCCGAGCCCCATCTTCCGCCGTGCGAAGAGCGGTTGGACCTCCCGCGCACGACGAGCGGGGACCTCCCGCGCACGACGAGCGGGGACGGCGCCGGCCCGGCGCCGGGCGCCGCTTCGGCCACGGCCTCCCCCGCCCTGACCCTGGCGGCCGCACTGATCGGCTTCGTCCTGGTCACCCTCGACTCGTCCGTGGTGAACGTCGCCCTGCCCGCGATGGGCCGCGAACTGCACGGCGGGCTGGCCGCGTTGCAGTGGGTGGTGGACGGCTACACCCTCGCGTTCGCGTCGCTGATGCTGTCCACCGGCGCGCTGTCGGACCGGGTCGGCGCGAGCCGGGCGTTCGCGATCGGAACCGCGGTCTTCACCGTCGCGTCCGTGGCGTGCGGGCTCTCGCCGAACCTGGCGGTGCTGGTGGCCGCGCGGGTGGTGCAGGGCAGCGCGGCGGCCGTGGTGCTGCCCGCCTCGCTGGCGCTGGTGCGGCAGGCGTTCCCCGACCCGCGGAAGCGGGCGCGCGCCATCTCGGTCTGGGCGGCGGGCGGTTCGACCGCCCTGGCGCTCGGCCCGGTGGCGGGCGGCGCGCTGACCACGGCGTGGAGCTGGCGGGCCATCTTCTTCATCAACCTGCCGGTGGGCCTGGCCGCCCTGGTGCTCTCGGCCCGGGTGGCCCGCTCCCCGCGCCGCCCGGCCCCGCTGGACCTGCCCGGGCAGACCACCGCGGTGGTGGCGCTGGCCGCGCTGACGTACGCGGTGATCGAGGGCGGCCGGACGGGCGCGGTGGCGGGTGCGGTGGCCGCGCTCGCGCTGGCGGGGTTCCTGGCGATCGAGGCCCGGCACCCGCACCCGGTGGTGCCGCTGGGGCTGTTCCGGAACGGCACCGCGGCGACGTCGATCGCGACCGGCGCCGCGGTCACCTTCGGCTTCTTCGGGGCGGTCTTCGTGCTGAGCCTGTTCTTCCAGGAGGTACGCGGCGAGTCGGCGCTGACCGCGGGGTTGATGTTCCTGCCGATGACGCTGCTGATCTCCGTGGTGAACGTGGCGTCGGGCAGGATCACCAATCGCTACGGGCCCAGGGCGCCGATGCTCGTCGGCCAGAGCGTGGCGGTGGCCGGGCTGCTGGTGCTGCTGTCGGTGGGCGCCGGCACACCGGCGGTGTTGACCGCGGTCGCGATGATGCCGCTGAGCCTCGGTGCCGCGCTCGCGGTGCCCGCGCTCACGGCCGCGGCGATGGGGGCGGTGCCCGCCGAACGGGCCGGGATGGCGGCCGGCGTCCTCAACGCCGCCCGCCAGGTCTCCGGCGCGCTCAGCGTCGCGGTGTTCGGCGCGCTGGTCGGCGGGCGCACGCACTTCGTGACCGGGATGCGGAAGGGGCTGCTGATCTCCGCGGCGCTGCTCGCCGCCACCGCGCTCGCGACCGCACTCGCCCCCCGCGCCCCACGGAACGAGCCGTCCGGGCCGGAAGGCCGCAAGCTGGGAGGGGGCACGGAATGA
- a CDS encoding DUF488 domain-containing protein codes for MTSTSGFRVRRVYDPPESGDGVRVLVDRLWPRGLSKEAAAVDEWPKSLTPSGELRKWLHAEPDRYDEFSRRYRAELAAPELRGDLAHLRRLASARTVTLLTAVKDPEHSHVPVLLKSLEGGSPP; via the coding sequence ATGACGTCCACCAGCGGGTTCCGGGTACGCCGGGTCTACGACCCGCCCGAGTCCGGCGACGGGGTGCGGGTCCTGGTCGACCGGCTCTGGCCGCGCGGCCTGTCCAAGGAGGCCGCGGCCGTCGACGAGTGGCCCAAGTCCCTCACCCCCTCGGGCGAGTTGCGGAAGTGGTTGCACGCCGAACCGGACCGCTACGACGAGTTCTCCCGCCGCTACCGTGCGGAGCTGGCCGCGCCGGAGCTGCGGGGAGACCTCGCCCATCTGCGACGGCTCGCCTCGGCCCGAACCGTCACCCTCCTCACCGCGGTCAAGGACCCCGAGCACAGCCACGTCCCCGTACTCCTGAAGTCCCTGGAAGGCGGCTCCCCGCCGTGA
- a CDS encoding helix-turn-helix domain-containing protein encodes MKHSEWRTRRHRRLIGEHLDTDPEYDRVYEEAGLAMTLGKAVYDRRKQLGLSEADLAERLHTTTDEIEGIETATELPPIVVIMRLARALDLTVDMHLAPGDEPTVTIVTPAA; translated from the coding sequence ATGAAGCACAGCGAATGGAGGACCCGCCGCCACCGCCGGCTGATCGGCGAACACCTCGACACGGACCCCGAGTACGACCGCGTCTACGAAGAAGCCGGCCTGGCCATGACGCTGGGCAAGGCCGTCTACGACCGGCGTAAGCAACTCGGCCTGAGCGAGGCCGACCTGGCCGAGCGTCTGCACACCACCACCGACGAGATCGAAGGCATCGAGACCGCCACCGAACTGCCGCCCATCGTCGTCATCATGCGCCTGGCCCGAGCCTTGGACCTCACCGTCGACATGCATCTCGCTCCTGGGGACGAGCCGACTGTCACCATCGTCACCCCGGCCGCCTGA
- a CDS encoding DNA-binding protein translates to MPLTVFRKTKMREQAEVDRAHAVQRLCETEHQAAFEHDLYSRDLKED, encoded by the coding sequence GTGCCGCTCACCGTGTTCCGCAAGACCAAGATGCGCGAGCAGGCCGAAGTGGATCGCGCCCACGCCGTTCAACGGCTGTGCGAAACCGAGCACCAGGCGGCCTTCGAACACGACCTCTACAGTCGCGACCTCAAGGAGGACTGA